The Streptomyces sp. NBC_01353 genome contains a region encoding:
- a CDS encoding FtsX-like permease family protein, with protein MFRTALRNVLAHKARLLMTVLAVMLGVAFVSGTLVFTDTLSHAFRNQSAKSYDDVAVAATLYPNPDQAKKTPGISEQVLAKVGQVDGVASATGRVSGFAGVPDKEGKLIGGGWSNKGTNFAPGKDGKDRAYDFTSGTGPVQDDQVALDKETAAKGGYQVGDRVRVATNGPVQPFTLSGVFTTEDGAVNAGGSLILFDTDVAQKLYLKPGYYSDMTVTATPGTDDATLLDAVLKVMPKEAQAETGQELADRQARDIEAGLGAFKQVLLGFAGIALFVGVFLISNTFTMLVAQRTKELALMRAVGASRKQITRSVLAEAGLVGLVASVIGYALGVGLAIGLRAGMAAFELKMPDGPLILGATPVISALAVGVLITMFAAWLPGRRAAKIPPVAAMSSVHAVATTKSLVVRNSIGGAITALGAMLIVVGAAKGADMGRMLVGAGAFFALIGVIVLIPLLSRPVIALFRPLIVKLFGVSGKLAGQNAVRNPRRTGATASALAIGLTLVTGLSVLGATVGSAIDRMTVDYLKADYMVTMAQGSGPGLDQTALTALEKAPGVVAVSPQQADYLELGGDFRAASGVTPGDIEQVLNLKVVKGSLDTLGKGQIAVAQKTADKQGWKVGDSLPVTFEDDKKGKLTVGAVYEENEFVSPVLIDAKIVNAHTEKPLIMQILVKMDGGESAAGEGALIKALGENPAISVMDQKDIRDSFGGPINILLNIMYGLLAMALIIAVLGVVNTLAMSVFERQQEIGMLRAIGLDRRRVKRMVRLEAVVIAVFGAVVGIGLGSFLGWAIGETIKSSLPGYALVLPWDRIGLFLLAAALVGVLASLWPARSAAKLNMLTAIKAE; from the coding sequence ATGTTCCGTACCGCCTTGCGCAACGTACTCGCGCACAAGGCCCGGCTGCTGATGACCGTGCTCGCCGTCATGCTCGGCGTGGCCTTCGTCTCCGGCACCCTGGTCTTCACCGACACCCTGTCCCACGCCTTCCGCAACCAGTCGGCCAAGAGCTACGACGACGTCGCCGTCGCCGCCACCCTCTACCCGAACCCCGACCAGGCCAAGAAGACGCCCGGCATCTCCGAGCAGGTCCTGGCGAAGGTCGGACAGGTCGACGGGGTCGCCTCCGCCACCGGCCGGGTCTCCGGCTTCGCCGGCGTGCCCGACAAGGAGGGCAAGCTGATCGGTGGCGGCTGGTCCAACAAGGGCACCAACTTCGCCCCCGGCAAGGACGGCAAGGACCGGGCGTACGACTTCACCTCCGGCACCGGCCCTGTCCAGGACGACCAGGTCGCCCTCGACAAGGAGACCGCCGCCAAGGGCGGCTACCAGGTCGGTGACCGTGTCCGTGTCGCCACGAACGGCCCGGTGCAGCCGTTCACCCTCTCCGGTGTCTTCACCACCGAGGACGGCGCGGTCAACGCCGGCGGCAGCCTGATCCTCTTCGACACCGACGTGGCCCAGAAGCTCTACCTGAAGCCGGGCTACTACTCGGACATGACCGTCACGGCGACCCCGGGCACCGACGACGCCACGCTCCTCGACGCCGTGCTGAAGGTCATGCCGAAGGAGGCCCAGGCGGAGACCGGCCAGGAGCTGGCCGACCGGCAGGCCCGTGACATCGAGGCCGGTCTCGGCGCCTTCAAGCAGGTACTGCTCGGCTTCGCCGGCATCGCGCTCTTCGTCGGCGTCTTCCTGATCTCCAACACCTTCACGATGCTGGTCGCCCAGCGCACCAAGGAACTCGCCCTGATGCGGGCCGTGGGTGCCTCACGCAAGCAGATCACCCGCTCGGTGCTCGCCGAGGCCGGTCTGGTCGGTCTGGTCGCCTCCGTCATCGGATACGCGCTCGGTGTCGGCCTCGCGATCGGACTGCGCGCGGGCATGGCGGCCTTCGAGCTGAAGATGCCCGACGGCCCGCTGATCCTGGGCGCCACCCCGGTGATCTCCGCGCTCGCCGTGGGTGTCCTGATCACGATGTTCGCCGCCTGGCTGCCCGGCCGCCGGGCCGCGAAGATCCCGCCGGTGGCGGCGATGAGCAGCGTCCACGCGGTGGCCACCACCAAGTCGCTGGTCGTCCGCAACTCCATCGGCGGCGCGATCACCGCGCTCGGCGCGATGCTGATCGTCGTCGGCGCGGCCAAGGGCGCCGACATGGGCCGGATGCTCGTCGGGGCCGGCGCGTTCTTCGCGCTCATCGGTGTGATCGTGCTGATCCCGCTGCTGTCCCGCCCGGTCATCGCGCTCTTCCGGCCGCTCATCGTCAAGCTCTTCGGGGTCTCCGGCAAGCTCGCCGGGCAGAACGCGGTCCGTAACCCCCGCCGTACCGGAGCCACCGCGTCCGCGCTGGCCATCGGTCTGACCCTCGTCACCGGACTGTCGGTGCTCGGTGCCACGGTGGGCTCGGCCATCGACCGGATGACGGTCGACTACCTCAAGGCCGACTACATGGTCACGATGGCCCAGGGCTCGGGCCCCGGTCTCGACCAGACCGCTCTGACCGCCCTGGAGAAGGCGCCGGGCGTCGTCGCGGTCTCGCCTCAGCAGGCCGACTACCTCGAGCTCGGGGGCGACTTCCGGGCCGCCTCCGGTGTCACCCCGGGCGACATCGAGCAGGTGCTGAACCTGAAGGTCGTCAAGGGCTCGCTCGACACGCTCGGCAAGGGCCAGATCGCGGTCGCCCAGAAAACCGCGGACAAGCAGGGCTGGAAGGTCGGCGACTCCCTGCCGGTCACCTTCGAGGACGACAAGAAGGGCAAGCTGACCGTCGGCGCGGTCTACGAGGAGAACGAGTTCGTCTCCCCCGTGCTGATCGACGCCAAGATCGTCAACGCCCACACCGAGAAGCCCCTCATCATGCAGATCCTGGTGAAGATGGACGGCGGTGAGTCGGCGGCCGGCGAGGGCGCCCTGATCAAGGCCCTCGGTGAGAACCCGGCCATCTCGGTGATGGACCAGAAGGACATCCGCGACTCGTTCGGCGGCCCCATCAACATCCTGCTCAACATCATGTACGGCCTGCTGGCGATGGCCCTGATCATCGCGGTGCTCGGTGTCGTGAACACCCTCGCCATGTCGGTGTTCGAGCGGCAGCAGGAGATCGGGATGCTGCGGGCGATCGGTCTCGACCGTCGCCGCGTGAAGCGGATGGTCCGTCTGGAGGCCGTGGTCATCGCGGTGTTCGGCGCGGTCGTCGGTATCGGTCTCGGCTCGTTCCTCGGATGGGCGATCGGCGAGACGATCAAGAGCAGCCTGCCGGGCTACGCCCTGGTGCTGCCCTGGGACCGGATCGGGCTCTTCCTGCTCGCCGCCGCGCTGGTCGGTGTCCTGGCCTCGCTGTGGCCGGCCCGCAGCGCCGCGAAGCTGAACATGCTGACGGCGATCAAGGCCGAGTAG
- a CDS encoding ABC transporter ATP-binding protein, producing the protein MTTTPTVSRATAVAARATDLSKVYGQGETQVVALDQVTVDFRQGEFTAIMGPSGSGKSTLMHCVAGLDSFSSGSVRLGETELSTLKDKQLTQLRRDKIGFIFQAFNLLPTLTAMENITLPMDIAGRKPDKQWVEKVIDMIGLSGRLSHRPAQLSGGQQQRVAVARALASRPEIIFGDEPTGNLDSRSGAEVLGFLRNSVRELGQTVVMVTHDPVAASYADRVIFLADGRIVDEMIAPTADGVLDRMKAFDAKGRTS; encoded by the coding sequence GTGACCACCACCCCCACCGTGTCCCGCGCCACCGCGGTGGCCGCCCGCGCCACGGATCTCTCGAAGGTCTACGGACAGGGCGAGACCCAGGTGGTCGCCCTCGACCAGGTCACCGTGGACTTCCGCCAGGGCGAGTTCACCGCGATCATGGGCCCCTCCGGCTCCGGCAAGTCCACCCTGATGCACTGCGTCGCCGGCCTGGACTCCTTCAGCTCCGGTTCGGTCCGCCTCGGCGAGACCGAGCTGAGCACCCTGAAGGACAAGCAGCTCACGCAGCTGCGCCGGGACAAGATCGGCTTCATCTTCCAGGCGTTCAACCTGCTGCCGACACTGACGGCCATGGAGAACATCACGCTGCCGATGGACATCGCCGGCCGTAAGCCCGACAAGCAGTGGGTGGAGAAGGTCATCGACATGATCGGCCTGTCCGGCCGGCTGAGCCACCGTCCCGCGCAGCTCTCCGGCGGCCAGCAGCAGCGCGTCGCCGTGGCCCGCGCGCTGGCCTCCCGCCCCGAGATCATCTTCGGTGACGAGCCGACCGGAAACCTGGACTCGCGCTCGGGCGCCGAGGTGCTGGGCTTCCTGCGCAATTCGGTACGGGAGCTGGGCCAGACGGTCGTCATGGTCACCCACGACCCGGTCGCCGCGTCCTACGCGGACCGGGTGATCTTCCTCGCGGACGGCCGGATCGTCGACGAGATGATCGCCCCGACGGCGGACGGCGTGCTGGACCGCATGAAGGCCTTCGACGCGAAGGGCCGCACGAGCTGA
- a CDS encoding Bax inhibitor-1/YccA family protein — translation MRSSNPVFSRRGFSRDNGYAGFNAQQPQAGGPAVGTTPYAEGATNPYATNPYAQDTQLGAPQQTRGDVMTIDDVVSRTAMTLGTVVVTAALAWFLLPVDEANLGKSYGIAIGAALVAFVLAMVQSFKRKASPALILAYAAFEGVFLGVISATVSTYISPGVVAQAVLGTMAVFAGVLIAYKMRWIRVTRRFYGFVMAAAIGFILLMAVNAIFSLFDGAGDGLGFRSGGLGILFGVIGIILGACFLALDFKQVEDGVTYGAPREESWLAAFGLTLTLVWIYLEMLRLLSILQGDD, via the coding sequence ATGAGGAGCAGCAACCCGGTCTTCTCGCGACGGGGGTTCAGCCGCGACAACGGCTACGCCGGCTTCAACGCGCAGCAGCCGCAGGCCGGGGGCCCCGCCGTCGGAACCACCCCGTACGCCGAAGGCGCGACGAACCCGTACGCGACCAACCCGTACGCGCAGGACACCCAGCTCGGCGCCCCGCAGCAGACGCGCGGCGATGTGATGACGATCGACGACGTCGTGAGCCGTACGGCCATGACGCTCGGCACGGTCGTGGTCACCGCCGCCCTCGCGTGGTTCCTGCTGCCCGTCGACGAGGCGAACCTCGGCAAGTCCTACGGCATCGCCATCGGCGCCGCCCTGGTGGCCTTCGTCCTGGCGATGGTGCAGTCCTTCAAGCGCAAGGCCTCGCCCGCGCTGATCCTGGCCTACGCGGCGTTCGAGGGTGTCTTCCTCGGCGTCATCTCGGCCACGGTCTCGACCTACATCTCGCCCGGTGTGGTCGCGCAGGCGGTCCTCGGCACGATGGCGGTCTTCGCCGGCGTGCTGATCGCCTACAAGATGCGCTGGATCCGTGTGACCCGCCGCTTCTACGGCTTCGTGATGGCGGCCGCGATCGGCTTCATCCTGCTGATGGCGGTCAACGCGATCTTCTCGCTCTTCGACGGCGCCGGTGACGGCCTGGGCTTCCGCAGCGGCGGCCTCGGCATCCTCTTCGGTGTCATCGGCATCATCCTCGGTGCCTGCTTCCTCGCCCTCGACTTCAAGCAGGTCGAGGACGGCGTGACGTACGGCGCCCCGCGCGAGGAGTCCTGGCTGGCGGCCTTCGGCCTCACCCTGACCCTCGTGTGGATCTACCTGGAGATGCTGCGCCTGCTGTCGATCCTGCAGGGCGACGACTGA
- a CDS encoding TetR/AcrR family transcriptional regulator, which yields MDTETAELRLLEAAEALFDERGVQAVGMDAIRTTSGVSLKRLYQLYPSKDHLVWAVLNRRDAAVREAIAAHGASHAGTPYERALAVFDYLGDWFADPGFRGCAFINTFGEMGGISADVADIARGHKQALRGYFAEQTDALGAPSELADQLALLANGAMAVAGINGSPEPATQAKEAARVLLEAALKG from the coding sequence ATGGACACGGAAACCGCCGAGCTACGGCTCCTGGAAGCCGCCGAGGCCCTCTTCGACGAGCGGGGCGTGCAGGCGGTCGGCATGGACGCCATCCGCACCACGTCCGGCGTCTCCCTCAAGCGTCTCTACCAGCTCTATCCGTCCAAGGACCATCTGGTCTGGGCCGTCCTCAACCGCCGCGACGCGGCCGTACGGGAGGCCATCGCCGCCCACGGAGCGAGTCACGCCGGCACCCCGTACGAGCGCGCCCTGGCGGTCTTCGACTACCTCGGCGACTGGTTCGCCGACCCCGGCTTCCGGGGCTGCGCCTTCATCAACACCTTCGGCGAGATGGGCGGCATCTCGGCGGACGTCGCCGACATCGCCCGCGGCCACAAACAGGCCCTGCGGGGTTACTTCGCCGAGCAGACGGACGCCCTCGGCGCGCCGTCGGAGCTCGCCGACCAGCTGGCGCTGCTCGCCAACGGCGCCATGGCCGTCGCCGGCATCAACGGCTCCCCCGAGCCGGCCACGCAGGCGAAGGAGGCGGCCCGGGTGCTCCTGGAGGCCGCGCTCAAGGGCTGA
- a CDS encoding DUF4287 domain-containing protein, with product MSHAFSEETHRNLLARIPHCTGREVSDWLRTVEEGPSLIRFEEKVSWLRGEHDLAYGHAKAIIHEYDLRRAARRLL from the coding sequence ATGTCCCACGCATTCTCCGAAGAGACCCATCGCAACCTGCTCGCCCGCATCCCTCATTGCACCGGTCGTGAAGTCTCCGACTGGCTTCGCACCGTCGAGGAAGGCCCCTCCCTCATCCGCTTCGAGGAGAAGGTGAGCTGGCTCCGGGGCGAGCACGACCTCGCGTACGGCCACGCGAAGGCGATCATCCACGAGTACGACCTTCGGCGAGCGGCCCGTCGGCTGCTCTGA
- a CDS encoding acetyl-CoA C-acetyltransferase, which produces MPEAVIVSTARSPIGRAFKGSLKDLRPDDLTATIIQAALAKVPELDPRDIDDLMLGCGLPGGEQGNNLGRIVAVQMGMDHLPGCTITRYCSSSLQTSRMALHAIKAGEGDVFISAGVEMVSSFAKGNSDSLPDTHNPLFADAEARTAAVAASEGSSWHDPREDGLVPDAYIAMGQTAENLARLKGISRQEMDEFGVRSQNLAEQAIKNGFWEREITPVTTPDGTVVSADDGPRAGVTLEGVQGLKPVFRPDGLVTAANCCPLNDGAAALVIMSDTKARELGLTPLARIVSTGVSGLSPEIMGLGPVEASKQALKRAGLTIGDIDLAEINEAFAAQVIPSYQDLGLDLDKVNVNGGAIAVGHPFGMTGARITGTLINSLQFHDKQFGLETMCVGGGQGMAMVIERLS; this is translated from the coding sequence ATGCCCGAAGCCGTCATCGTCTCGACCGCCCGCTCCCCGATCGGCCGGGCCTTCAAGGGCTCCCTGAAGGACCTGCGGCCCGACGACCTCACCGCGACCATCATCCAGGCCGCGCTCGCCAAGGTCCCCGAGCTGGACCCGCGGGACATCGACGACCTGATGCTCGGCTGTGGCCTCCCCGGCGGCGAGCAGGGCAACAACCTGGGCCGGATCGTCGCCGTCCAGATGGGGATGGATCACCTCCCCGGCTGCACGATCACCCGTTACTGCTCCTCCTCCCTCCAGACCTCCCGCATGGCGCTGCACGCCATCAAGGCCGGCGAGGGCGACGTCTTCATCTCGGCCGGTGTCGAGATGGTCTCCAGCTTCGCGAAGGGCAACTCGGACTCCCTGCCCGACACGCACAACCCGCTCTTCGCCGACGCCGAGGCCCGTACCGCCGCCGTCGCGGCATCCGAGGGCTCCTCCTGGCACGACCCGCGCGAGGACGGCCTCGTCCCGGACGCGTACATCGCCATGGGTCAGACCGCCGAGAACCTGGCCCGCCTCAAGGGCATCAGCCGCCAGGAGATGGACGAGTTCGGCGTACGGTCGCAGAACCTCGCCGAGCAGGCCATCAAGAACGGCTTCTGGGAGCGCGAGATCACCCCGGTGACGACCCCGGACGGCACCGTCGTCTCCGCCGACGACGGCCCGCGCGCCGGCGTCACCCTGGAGGGCGTGCAGGGCCTCAAGCCCGTCTTCCGCCCCGACGGCCTGGTCACCGCCGCCAACTGCTGCCCGCTCAACGACGGCGCCGCCGCGCTCGTGATCATGTCGGACACGAAGGCCCGCGAGCTCGGCCTGACGCCGCTCGCCCGCATCGTCTCCACCGGCGTCTCGGGCCTCTCCCCCGAGATCATGGGCCTCGGCCCGGTCGAGGCGTCCAAGCAGGCGCTCAAGCGCGCCGGCCTGACCATCGGCGACATCGACCTCGCCGAGATCAACGAGGCCTTCGCCGCCCAGGTCATCCCGTCCTACCAGGACCTGGGTCTGGACCTGGACAAGGTGAACGTCAACGGTGGCGCCATCGCCGTCGGCCACCCCTTCGGCATGACCGGCGCCCGCATCACCGGCACGCTGATCAACAGCCTCCAGTTCCACGACAAGCAGTTCGGTCTGGAGACCATGTGCGTCGGCGGTGGCCAGGGCATGGCCATGGTCATCGAGCGGCTGAGCTGA
- a CDS encoding SGNH/GDSL hydrolase family protein, producing MARRIAAGAAYGGGSIGLLGAAAVGVLLAEVQLAKRTVGGGVAPLPPGADGLYGRSFEATDPASPPLRLALLGDSTAAGQGVRRVGQTPGALLASGLAAVAERPVILRNVALPGARSDDLERQVSLLLAAPAGPPGVCVIMIGANDVTHRMSATESVRLLAAAVRRLRTAGAEVVVGTCPDLGTIEPVYQPLRWLARRASRQLAAAQTIVVVEQGGRTVSLGDLLGPEFAANPREMFGADNYHPSAEGYATAAMAVLPTVCAVLGVWPETDRLEPDRHENMLPVAKAAAEAAKEAGTEVTGARAPWALLKHRRRRRLAEPPPAAPEPTPSPEEAHRP from the coding sequence GTGGCACGGCGGATCGCGGCGGGCGCGGCGTACGGCGGTGGGAGCATCGGGCTGCTCGGTGCGGCGGCGGTGGGTGTGCTTCTGGCCGAGGTGCAGCTGGCGAAGAGGACGGTCGGGGGTGGGGTGGCGCCGCTGCCACCGGGGGCGGACGGGCTGTACGGCCGCTCCTTCGAGGCCACGGACCCGGCCTCGCCCCCGCTGCGACTGGCCCTTCTGGGTGATTCGACGGCGGCGGGTCAGGGGGTGCGCCGGGTGGGTCAGACGCCGGGGGCACTGCTGGCCTCGGGGCTCGCGGCGGTGGCGGAGCGTCCGGTGATCCTGCGGAACGTGGCGCTGCCGGGAGCGCGCTCGGACGACCTGGAGCGTCAGGTGTCGCTGTTGCTGGCGGCTCCGGCGGGGCCGCCGGGCGTGTGCGTGATCATGATCGGGGCGAACGACGTCACGCACCGGATGTCGGCGACGGAGTCGGTGCGGCTTCTTGCGGCGGCGGTGCGGCGGCTGCGGACGGCGGGGGCGGAGGTGGTCGTCGGGACCTGCCCGGACCTGGGGACGATCGAGCCGGTGTACCAGCCACTGCGGTGGCTGGCGCGGCGGGCGTCGCGGCAGCTGGCGGCGGCGCAGACGATCGTGGTGGTGGAGCAGGGCGGGCGGACGGTGTCGCTGGGGGACCTGCTGGGTCCCGAGTTCGCGGCGAATCCGCGGGAGATGTTCGGGGCGGACAACTACCACCCGTCCGCGGAGGGGTACGCGACGGCGGCGATGGCGGTGTTGCCGACGGTGTGCGCGGTGCTGGGCGTGTGGCCGGAAACGGACCGCCTGGAGCCGGACCGTCACGAGAACATGCTGCCGGTGGCGAAGGCGGCGGCGGAGGCGGCGAAGGAGGCGGGTACGGAGGTCACGGGGGCGCGGGCGCCGTGGGCGCTGCTCAAGCACCGCCGGCGTCGTCGCCTCGCGGAGCCACCCCCGGCCGCGCCGGAACCGACCCCGTCCCCGGAGGAGGCCCACCGCCCCTGA
- a CDS encoding cystathionine beta-synthase — protein sequence MQFHDSMISLVGNTPLVKLNNVTAGIQATVLAKVEYFNPGGSVKDRIALRMIEAAEESGALKPGGTIVEPTSGNTGVGLAIVAQQKGYKCIFVCPDKVSTDKINVLRAYGAEVVVCPTAVDPEHPDSYYNVSDRLVRETPGAWKPDQYSNPNNPRSHYETTGPELWEQTDGKITHFVAGIGTGGTISGTGKYLKEVSGGTVQIVGADPEGSVYSGGSGRPYLVEGVGEDFWPTAYDRDGTDRIVAVSDKDSFQMTRRLAKEEGLLVGGSCGMAVVAALEVAKDLGPDDIVVVILPDSGRGYLSKIFNDEWMADYGFLEDTSSATVADVLRHKEGGMPSLVHMHPEETVGQAIEVLREYGVSQMPIVKPGAGHPDVMAAEVVGSVVERELLDALFTKRASLEDPLERHMSAPLPQVGSGEPVADLMSVLGAADAAIVLVEGKPTGVVSRQDLLAFLANGGSKGAAK from the coding sequence GTGCAATTCCACGACTCGATGATCAGCCTCGTCGGCAACACCCCGCTGGTGAAGCTCAACAATGTGACAGCGGGCATTCAGGCCACCGTCCTGGCCAAGGTCGAGTACTTCAACCCGGGCGGGTCGGTCAAGGACCGCATCGCCCTGCGCATGATCGAGGCGGCCGAGGAGAGCGGTGCTCTCAAGCCCGGCGGAACCATCGTCGAGCCCACGTCAGGCAACACCGGCGTCGGGCTCGCCATCGTGGCCCAGCAGAAGGGCTACAAATGCATCTTCGTCTGCCCCGACAAGGTGTCCACGGACAAGATCAACGTGCTGCGGGCGTACGGCGCCGAGGTCGTGGTCTGCCCCACCGCGGTGGACCCCGAGCACCCCGACTCGTACTACAACGTCTCGGACCGGCTCGTGCGTGAGACCCCCGGCGCCTGGAAGCCCGACCAGTACTCCAACCCGAACAACCCCCGCTCGCACTACGAGACCACCGGTCCCGAGCTGTGGGAGCAGACGGACGGGAAGATCACCCACTTCGTCGCGGGCATCGGCACCGGCGGCACCATCTCCGGCACCGGCAAGTACCTGAAGGAGGTCAGCGGCGGCACGGTCCAGATCGTCGGCGCCGACCCCGAGGGCTCGGTCTACTCCGGCGGATCCGGCCGGCCGTACCTCGTCGAGGGCGTCGGCGAGGACTTCTGGCCCACCGCCTACGACCGTGACGGCACCGACCGGATCGTCGCCGTCTCCGACAAGGACTCCTTCCAGATGACCCGCCGCCTCGCCAAGGAGGAGGGCCTCCTGGTGGGCGGCTCCTGCGGCATGGCGGTCGTCGCCGCGCTCGAGGTCGCCAAGGACCTCGGCCCGGACGACATCGTGGTCGTGATCCTGCCGGACTCCGGCCGCGGCTACCTCTCCAAGATCTTCAACGACGAGTGGATGGCCGACTACGGCTTCCTGGAGGACACCTCCTCCGCCACCGTCGCCGACGTGCTGCGCCACAAGGAGGGCGGAATGCCCTCCCTCGTCCACATGCACCCGGAGGAGACGGTCGGTCAGGCCATCGAGGTGCTACGGGAGTACGGCGTCTCCCAGATGCCGATCGTCAAGCCGGGTGCCGGCCACCCGGACGTCATGGCCGCGGAGGTCGTCGGCTCGGTCGTCGAACGCGAGCTCCTCGACGCGCTGTTCACCAAGCGGGCCTCCCTGGAGGACCCGCTGGAGCGTCACATGAGCGCCCCGCTGCCGCAGGTCGGATCCGGCGAGCCGGTCGCCGACCTGATGTCCGTGCTCGGTGCGGCGGACGCGGCGATCGTGCTGGTCGAGGGCAAGCCGACGGGTGTGGTGAGCCGTCAGGACCTGCTCGCCTTCCTGGCGAACGGCGGATCCAAGGGCGCCGCGAAGTAG
- a CDS encoding MurR/RpiR family transcriptional regulator has translation MSDSPAGRLQALFEGHRLTPTQRRIAHCMVRRAGDVPFLSSVELAELAGVSQPSVTRFAVALGFDGYPALRRHLREVAPERKPVGEASEHNEYQQAVLAEIENLRHLAELLADPTPVERAGRLLAASGPLPVLGLRAASSQARGFAYFAAKVHPDIRLLDEGGSMLTDRVDAAVRAGATALLCFALPRHPREVVEALEYARAAGLTVVTVAESAFAPVAAHSDLLIPAAVGTGLAFDTACAPMLLGRVLLEAMADELPDAQARLEEFDAKAAERGLFVE, from the coding sequence GTGAGCGACAGCCCGGCCGGACGGCTTCAGGCGCTCTTCGAAGGGCACCGGCTGACACCGACACAGCGGCGCATCGCGCACTGCATGGTGCGCCGGGCCGGCGACGTGCCCTTCCTGTCCAGCGTGGAGCTGGCCGAGCTCGCCGGCGTCAGCCAGCCCTCCGTCACCCGCTTCGCCGTCGCCCTCGGCTTCGACGGCTACCCCGCCCTGCGCCGCCATCTGCGCGAAGTCGCGCCGGAGCGGAAGCCCGTGGGGGAGGCCAGCGAGCACAACGAGTACCAGCAGGCCGTCCTCGCCGAGATCGAGAACCTCCGCCATCTCGCCGAACTGCTCGCCGACCCCACGCCCGTCGAGCGCGCCGGGCGGCTGCTCGCCGCCTCCGGGCCGCTGCCCGTCCTCGGCCTGCGCGCCGCCTCCTCCCAGGCCCGTGGCTTCGCGTACTTCGCCGCCAAGGTCCACCCCGACATCCGCCTCCTCGACGAGGGCGGCTCGATGCTCACGGACCGCGTCGACGCGGCCGTACGGGCCGGGGCGACGGCCCTGCTCTGCTTCGCGCTGCCGCGCCACCCCAGGGAGGTGGTGGAGGCCCTTGAGTACGCGCGGGCGGCCGGACTGACCGTCGTGACGGTCGCCGAATCGGCGTTCGCGCCCGTCGCCGCCCACAGCGACCTGCTGATCCCCGCCGCCGTCGGCACCGGGCTCGCCTTCGACACCGCCTGCGCTCCGATGCTGCTCGGCCGGGTGCTCCTGGAGGCGATGGCGGACGAGCTGCCGGACGCCCAGGCGCGGCTCGAGGAGTTCGACGCGAAGGCGGCGGAGCGGGGACTGTTCGTGGAGTAG
- a CDS encoding roadblock/LC7 domain-containing protein — MSAEAEVLGELRRLRARLPQLTGALAASADGLVLAQDTVDTEAETVAALTAAALGVGQRLTDSTGQGGFRELLVRGENGYVATYAAGGSAVLTLLAEPRINVGRLHLEARRSSARIGELVDGALERKDLN; from the coding sequence ATGTCGGCAGAGGCCGAGGTGCTCGGCGAACTGAGACGGCTGCGGGCCCGACTGCCCCAGCTCACCGGGGCGCTCGCGGCGAGCGCCGACGGCCTGGTCCTGGCCCAGGACACGGTCGACACCGAGGCCGAGACGGTGGCCGCGCTCACGGCCGCGGCGCTCGGCGTCGGGCAGCGACTGACCGATTCCACGGGCCAGGGCGGCTTCCGCGAGCTGCTGGTGCGCGGCGAGAACGGCTATGTCGCCACGTACGCCGCCGGCGGCTCCGCCGTCCTCACCCTGCTCGCCGAACCCCGGATCAACGTGGGGCGGCTCCATCTGGAGGCGCGGCGGTCGAGTGCCCGGATAGGCGAGCTGGTCGACGGGGCCCTGGAACGCAAAGACCTGAACTGA
- a CDS encoding transcriptional regulator, with protein MTVSPMLTRLAAERATGALLRDHGTLYLVDGHVVHAESPAAPGLDVLLTAGGRLPREGWDEAVNRAGARREVGRFLVDSGRLHDGELQICHLGAVFDAAFFALAPASGPTRFRYGVAHWFGPVRPVSTEAVERETVRRRELLDSVWPYGAVDTAPVVPRAAAPGQTVSLRQRALLAAADGARTPADIARLLGRPAFHTLLDIRRLAAAGLVETPLEPLPAAQPAVPAWVGEVAVDPDIALLRRLRDALEASL; from the coding sequence ATGACCGTCTCGCCGATGCTCACCCGCCTCGCCGCCGAGCGCGCCACCGGAGCCCTGCTGCGCGACCACGGCACCCTCTACCTCGTCGACGGCCACGTCGTGCACGCCGAGAGCCCCGCAGCCCCGGGCCTCGACGTCCTGCTGACGGCCGGCGGACGGCTGCCCCGCGAAGGCTGGGACGAGGCCGTCAATCGGGCCGGGGCGCGCCGCGAGGTCGGCCGGTTCCTGGTGGACAGCGGCCGGCTGCACGACGGTGAGCTCCAGATATGCCACCTCGGCGCCGTCTTCGACGCGGCGTTCTTCGCGCTCGCCCCCGCCAGCGGTCCCACCCGCTTCCGCTACGGCGTCGCCCACTGGTTCGGCCCCGTACGGCCGGTCTCCACCGAGGCCGTCGAGCGCGAGACCGTACGCCGCCGTGAACTGCTGGACAGCGTCTGGCCGTACGGGGCCGTGGACACCGCCCCGGTCGTGCCCCGCGCCGCCGCCCCCGGACAGACGGTGAGCCTGCGTCAGCGGGCCCTGCTGGCCGCCGCCGATGGGGCCCGTACCCCGGCGGACATCGCGCGGCTGCTCGGCCGCCCGGCCTTCCACACACTGCTCGACATCCGCCGCCTGGCGGCCGCCGGCCTCGTCGAGACCCCGCTCGAACCCTTGCCGGCCGCCCAACCCGCCGTCCCCGCCTGGGTCGGCGAGGTCGCGGTCGATCCGGACATCGCCCTGCTGCGCCGGCTCCGTGACGCCCTGGAGGCAAGCCTGTGA